Part of the Leptotrichia hongkongensis genome is shown below.
ATTTTTGGCTCTGGAATTATCATTGCCAAAGAGATGTTTAGTGGAAAAGTGCCTGAAGATATTGTGTTTGTAGGTGATTCAATAATGAACAGCAGCAAGCAGTATATCGGTCCTAATTTTAAAAATCCGTATTTTGATACAAAAATATCACGTCAATTTTCAACACTTCCAGGAATTGTTACAAAATTAGTTGAAAACAACAAGTTAAAGACTGCATTAGTTGTACATCTTGGAACAAATGGAAAATTTACAGACAAGGACTTTGATTATGTTATGAAAATGGCAAATGGAAAAGATGTATTCTTTATGAATACTGCTCACAAAGATCCTTGGGAACAAGAAGTAAAC
Proteins encoded:
- a CDS encoding acetylase; this encodes MKKFLFVLVVLIFGSGIIIAKEMFSGKVPEDIVFVGDSIMNSSKQYIGPNFKNPYFDTKISRQFSTLPGIVTKLVENNKLKTALVVHLGTNGKFTDKDFDYVMKMANGKDVFFMNTAHKDPWEQEVNRKLKEKVAQYPNAYLIDWYSYAKGKNQYFYKDRTHPNDKGQRYYADFLTNEIKKHYLGENNKNNTLER